The following nucleotide sequence is from Candidatus Polarisedimenticolia bacterium.
TCCGTTCTGGAGACCCTCCATGTCTCCGGCTTCTGGGTCGTGGTCCTCCGTGAATCTGTCCACCTTCCTGAATCGTGATGTTCATGTCCGGCCTCCGGAACCATCCCGCAGGATACATCGCCCGCGTCTCGGTCGCGACAAGGTGACTTTCGTCACCGATCCGGGGCGGGCGGAAGATTCAAGCTGCCGGCGGAACCACTTCATCGCTCATCCGAGCGGAAAGGAGGAAGCACATGACGCGTGTGGGAATCGTATGGCTGCTTGCGGGTCTTCTGCTGGTCGGGACGGTCGGTGCGCCGGTGTCGGCGGACGACAATGGCCGGACGCTGAGGGCCACCTTGAAAGGGTTCGAAGAGCCCCCCTCCGTCTCCTCGACGGGGCGGGGGAGCTTCCGCGCCACGATCTCGGAGGATGGGACGGCCCTCACCTACACCATCTCGTACGAGGACCTCGAGGGGGACGTCCTGCAGTCGCACATCCACCTGGGCCAGCGGGGAGTGAACGGCGGCATCGCCGTCTTCCTCTGCTCGAATCTGGCGAACGGGCCGGAGGGCACGCCTCTCTGTCCCGGGCCGCGGGCGGGGAGCGTGAGCCGCACCGTGACCGGCGCCGATATCGTCGGGCCGTCGGGGCAGGGGCTGACGACCGGAGAGTTCGCCGAGCTGCTGCGCGCCATCGACAAGAACGTGACCTACGCCAACGTCCACTCCAGCAAGCACACGGGCGGAGAGATCCGCGGCCAGATCGAAAGCGAGGACTGAAAGAGATTCACCCGGACCGCGCCGGCAGGCGGGCCAGCTCGAGCATCTTCAGGACGGTGTTCCAGTTGCGGAAGGTGCTCGTGGTCTCGAGCGTCGAGTCGAAATACTGCGCCGTGAGCCTGCTGCGCGCGAGTCCGTTCCGGCACAGGAGGTAGATCTCGCCGCCGCGCAGGACGAATCGATCCGGCGGCGAGCTATCGGGATCCAGAAGTGCCGCCCGCGAACGGCCGGGACGCTCCGCCAGGAAGACGACGTGCAGGGTCCTCGGGTCCGCCGCGTCGCGCAGGAACGGATTGTTCCTCGCGATGGCGTCGAGCTCGGCGGCCGTCCGCGTCACGACCGGCGCCTCGGGTGCTCTTAGCGCCCATCAGCAGTTCACTCCGCCTTCCCGCGTGCTGACCCCGCATCGGCCCCCTACCACCGCCGTATGCACAATGCCAGTCGCCTAAGCATTGTGCTAGTCGTATCGTCTGGGGCCTACCGTTTAGGTTCCGACCAGCCGCTAAGCTCATCGGAAATGAAGTAGACGTTGGCGTCGGCCCAGCGCCAGTAGGTCAGAGGCCCGCCCTCCACTCTCTCGGGCTCGCCGAGCAACGCTCGGACCTCATCCATGGTCATCCCGTGGCGCAGTTGACGCCAGTTCGCCAGGTCCCGCCATCTGGTCGACGCCGGGACAGGCCGGCCTTTCGATGGCTCACTCTTGATGAGGGACTCCAGCTCACGTACGCGTCGTTCGAGGTCGGTGTTCGCGCGCTCGAGGAGCTCTATTCGGCGAAGGAGGCTGTCGGTCGACGTGTCCTACCCTGCCGCGACCGCCGGGATGGAAGCGGCTGCCAACGCGGCGAGAAGCGCGGTGCGGAGTATCGCGATCATCATGGGCCTCCTTGGGCGCTAACCCAGTAGAGATTGATTGACGGCGTGAGTTCGGGGCCTTCCGCTCGGCCTCAGCGGCAGGCGCGACGGTGCGCTCATGCCCCGTCACCCTCGACCAGGTCGGATTCATGACGCACCACATGAGCGTCGATGCGAAGCACCCACCTGGACCCAGAACACTGCAACCACTGCGGCGTCGGCTCAACCACACCGCTTGCTATTAGATTGTCAGGTCGACCCTGCTCGTCCGTGTCTTCGTCAAACGCGATGGCGTCCATGCCGGCCGATAGCGGGACGTGGGCGTTCGTTTCGTCACGCGCGGAGTCACCGTGCGAGAGGCACAGCAGGTCCCCAAACACGCCGTTGAAGTCGGCTCGGAGGCGCGGACTTGTCACTTTCCCTTTCACCTCAAGTCCACCCAACCAGTAATTAGACAGTTCCGCAAAACACCAAGATCCTGGGGCATAACCCGAAAATACCCAGCGAGCTGCCGTCTAGGCTCACAATCACGGCAATCCCGACTCGCAGCACTGTGCCCGAAACGCAGCCAACCCGTCAGCTTACGGCCGGTCCTCCCAGCCCGCCCCTCACACCCCCAGCGCCTTGGCCGCCTTCTCGTAGCTCTCCGGCTTGACCCAGAGGATCATCCCGAACCCTCCAGGCGAGCAGGCGGCGTTGGCGGCGTGCACGTTCACGCCGGCGTCGCCGAGCTTCTTGAACCACTCGGCGGCGGCACCGGGCCGGTCGGAGCCCTGGACGAAGAACGCCTGGTGCCGGGGGCTCAGCGACAGGCCGAGCCCCTTGACGGCCTTGGCCAGACCGGCGGTGTCGTCGGTCACGAAGTCGATCTGGGTCTGCCCCTTGCCGTCGGGAAAGGCGGTCATGGATAGCAGGTTGACCCCGGCCGCCTGGACGGCCGCCAGGATGCGATGCCCCTCGCCGGGGCGGTCGGGGGCGTGGACGTAGTGATAGTCAACGCGACGGAGCTTGTCGGCCATGGGAGACCTCCTTATATTCCCCAGGTTGGCGGGCGATACTAAAGAGGATGGTAACATAGGGCACTTTCGGAGGATACGGAGACACCATGGCGAAGCAGATTCCCAACAACCCGGGGCGCGGGCCGTCGTTCGAGCGGCCGACGGCGGTGTCGGCCGGGACGATGCGGGCGGCGACCCTGGCGGGCGTGGCGATCCTGATCGGCATCACGGGCACCGACTGGTACGAGTCGCGGCAGCAGCGCACGGCGCTCAACGAGCGGCTGACCCAGCTCGAGACGCGGATGACCGCCCTCGGGACCAAGATCGAGAGCGGCGCGCGGGCGCAGGCGCGGCCCAGCGGGCCGGATCCGGACAAGGTCTACACGCTCAAGACCGAGGGATCGCCGTTCGTGGGGCCGAAGGCCGCGCCGGTGACCATCGTCGAGTTCTCCGACTTCCAGTGACCCTTCTGCGCGAGGGTCGGTCCGACCCTCGATCAAATCCGGAAGGTGTACGGCGACAAGGTGCGCATCGTCTGGAAGAACAATCCGCTGCCGTTCCACCCGAACGCCATGCCGGCGGCGCTGGCATCGATGGCGGCGTACGAGCAGGGGAAGTTCTGGGAGTACCACGACAAGGTGTTCGCCAACCAGCAGAAGATGTCGCGCGCCGACCTCGTGCAGCACGCCAAGGACCTGGGGCTCGACGTGAAACGATTCGAGGAGGCGATGAGCTCCGCCAAGGCGAAGCCGGCCATCGACGCCGACGCGGCGGAGGCCAAGTCGCTGGGGGCCAGCGGGACGCCGGCCTTCTTCGTCAACGGCCGCTTCCTGTCGGGGGCCAAGCCGTTCGACGAGTTCGCCCAGGTGATCAACGGCGAGCTGACGCGCCTGAAGATCCCGATCCCGCCGGGCGCCACGGTGGGGGCCGCCGCCCCGAAGCCGGGCGGATAACTCTCGTTATGGAGGGTTGTAGTGGCGCTGGAGTTCGAGTGGGACCCCGCGAAAGCCCGGGTCAACGTCCGGAAGCACGGCGTCAGCTTTGAGGAGGCGGCAACGGTGTTCGGGGACCCGCTCTCGGTCACCATCAGCGATCCTCTGCACTCGACAGACGAGCAACGGTTCATAATAGTGGGGCGCTCCCGGCAGGGTCGAATCATCGTGGTCGTCCACGTCGATAGGGGGCACCGTATCCGAATCATCAGCGCGCGGCCGGCCGCGAGGCGCGAGAAAAGGAAGTATGAAGAAACATAGAGTCAAGCGTCCTCAGGCAGGCATGTTGCGTGAATACGACTTCTCGGGTGGGGTACGCGGCAAGTATGCACGCCGATACGCGGCGGGTAGCAATGTCGTGGTGCTCGAGCCAGACGTGGCGCGGGTGTTTCGAGACTCGCGATCGGTCAACCAGGCACTTCGGGCCTTGACGGCCATCGCGCGGAAACAACGGCGCAAGGCCTCGTAGCTCGAAGTCAGGGGACAATCCAACTACCCGCTGCAGCCGACGGCGGGCGGCACGTGCGGGGCCCGCGGCTGAGCGGGAGCGTTGGACCGACTGAGGGCATGAGCAGAAGCATTCATACGACTGTCCGCTCCTGGATGGCGAAGCGCGGGAAGAAGGAACTCGGCGCGTCGATCAAGGTTGGAGACGCAGATCTGGAAGAGCTGTTGAAAAAGCGGCGATACAAGCGCACGACGCGGGTGAGTCGTCAGCGGCGCGGTGTTCGGCGTCGAGCTGCTAAGTAGGACGTGAGCGTCGGCGCAGGCAGGTCGCGGACGAGGGAATCGGCTGTGAGCGAGCCACGGAAGGTCGAGATCGCACCGGACGGCGGGCTGTCGATTCTCTGGAGCGATGGCCACCAGGCGGTCTACACGCCGGCCCATCTGCGCCTCGCCTGCAAGTGCGCCCTGTGCGAGGACGAGTGGTCGGGTGAGAAGCGCCTCGTGGCCGCCTCGATCCCGGCCGACATCCGGGTGCAGGGCGTGAAGCCGGTCGGGCGCTACGGCCTGCAGATCACCTGGAGCGACGGACACTCCACCGGCATCTACACCTTCGACAGGCTGCGCCCGATGTGCGAGTGCGGGACCTGCCTCGCGGCCGCGCGCGGGTGAGCGACCCGGCGGCTGGCAGCCTCGCGGCCGGCGTCGCCCCCTCGTCCGGCGTCGCGCCGCTGCGGCACCTGGGGCGCTTCCGGCTCGTGGCGGTCGGCATCAACTCGGTCATCGGCGGCGGCATCTTCATCATGCCGGCCGAGGTGGCCGGGCTCGTCGGGCCGGCCAGCATCGCCGCCTACATCGTGGCCGGCATTGTGATCAGCGGCGTCGGCCTGGCGCTGGCGTCGCTGGCGTCGCGCTACGAGACCTCGGGGGGGCCGTACCTCTATGTGCGCAGCGCCTTCGGGGAGTTCGCCGGCTTCCAGGTCGGCTGGCTCTTCTGCCTGGCGCGGCTCACGGCGATGGCCAACCTGGTCAACGGCTTCGCGCGCTACCTGGGGGCGCTCCTGCCCTGGGCGGCGAACCCGATCGGCCGCGCCGCGGTGATCGCCGCCTGCGCCGCCCTGATCATGACGATCAACTCGATCGGCATCCGGCAGACGTCGGGGGCGACCAACCTGTTCGCCCTCGCCAAGGTCGTCCCCCTGGTGATCCTCGGGATCGGCGGCCTGTTCTTCCTGCACGCCGAGAACTTCACGCTGACGCCGGTCGACCCGGTGAGCTTCCTGCGCTCGGTGCTGCTGCTCATCTTCGTCTTCTCCGGGTTCGAGATCCTGACCGTGCCGGCGGAAGAGTCGCTGCACCCGCGGCGCGACATGCCGTTCGCGGTGATCGCCACCGTCCTGGCCGTCTGCGCCATCTACCTGCTTGTGCACACCGTCGCCACCGGCATGCTGCCGGGGCTGGCGTCCGAGCAGGCCCCCCTGGCGACCGCCGCCGGCCTGATGGCGGGGGAGGCCGGGCGGTACGCCATGACCGTCATCGCCGCGACCTCGATGGCCGGCTGCGCGCTCGTCAGCCTCGTGGGAGGGACGCGCCTGCTGTACGCCATGTCGCAGGCCCGGCAGGTCCCGGTGTGGATGGGGGCGCTGCACGAAGGCTTCAGGACCCCGGTGAAGGGGACCCTGCTGATGGGGGCGATCGGCACCGTTCTGGCCATCGCCAGCGCCTACAGCACCTTGGCGGCCATCAGCGCCGGGACGCGCCTTTTGGTCTACCTGGCCTGCTGCCTTGCCTGCCTGCGCGGCGCGCGGGGGGTTGAACCCGCAGGGGCCCGCGGCCGTATCATCCCTGTGCTCACGTCGATCGCGATCGTGGCCCTGCTCTGCGCCCTCAAGGGGAACGAGGTGGTCTGGGGGCTCACTGGCATCGCGCTCGGAACCGTGCTTTACTTTGGCATGACGCTCATCACGGGCGCGGGACGCGGGCGCACCGTCGAGGCGGTCGGAGGATTGAAATGACGAAGGGCGGCAGGAAGGCACTGGTGATCGTCGGCATCCTGGTCGGCGCCCTCGTGGTGGTCGCCTTCATGTTGAGGATGTCCCAGCAGCCGGCAAGTGGGAGCGTCCTGGAGCTGGTCCTGCGCGACGAGATCCCGGACTACGTTCCGGTCAACGGCCTGGCGCAGATCCTGGGCGAGCCGAAGTTGACGATGCGTGATTACGTCGAGGCGCTGCGCCTGGCGCGCGACGACAAGCGGATCAAGGGGCTCCTGGTCACCATCGACGGGCCGGACGTCGGGTCGGCCAGGCTGCAGGAGCTGCGAGACGCCATCACCGACTTCCAGAGCGGCAGCAAATGGGCCGTGGCCTACCTCGAGACGGCGGGTGAGTTCTCGCCGGGCAACCGGGACTACTACCTGGCCACGGCATGCGGCCGCATCTGGCTGGGCCCTTCCGGAGACATCAACCTCACCGGCATCCGGGCCGAAGTGCCGTTCGTCCGCGGGACGCTCGAGAAGCTCGACATCGTTCCCGACTTCGACCACATCGGCAAGTACAAGAACGCCATGAACACCATCACCGACAAGGTGATGAACGAGCCGCACCGCGAGGCGATGGACGCCCTGGTGAATGCGGTGTTCGGGCAGATCAAGCGCGGCATTGCCGCCGGCCGCAAGATGAGCGAGGCGGAGGTCGAGGCCCTGATCGACAACGGCCCCTACGTCGGCCCGCGGGCGCTCGAAGCGAAGCTCGTCGACGCGCTCGGCTACCGCGACGAGATGGAGGCACGCCTCAAGGAGGAGAACGGCGGGTCGCTGCCCCTGATCAAAGTCGGAAAGTACCTCAAGGCGGGGCGCTTCTATACCAGCGGGCCGAAAGTCGCGTTGATCTACGGCCTGGGGGGCGTGTCGCGCGGCGAGAACGACTCCAATCCCATGACCGGCGAGATGAGCATGGGATCCACGACGACCGCCGCCGCGATCAAGCAGGCGCGCGAGGATGCGTCGATCAAGGCGATCGTCTTCCGCGTCGACAGCCCGGGCGGCTCCTACATCGCCTCGGACGTGATCCACCACGAGGTGGAGCTGACCAAGGGCGTGAAGCCGTTCGTCGTGTCGATGGGGGACGTCGCGGGCTCGGGAGGCTACTTCGTCGCCATGGCGGCCGACAAGATCGTGGCCGAGCCGTCGACGATCACCGCATCGATCGGCGTCCTGGCAGGCAAGCTCATCACCACCGGGTTCTGGAACAAGGTCGGCATCACGTTCGACGCCGTCCAGCGCGGCCGCCACGCGACCTTCTTCTCGACCGGCTCGAAGTATTCCCCCGAGGAACGGGCGCTGTTCGAGGGCTGGCTCGATCGGATCTACAAGGACTTCGTCACCAAGGCGGCGAAGGGCCGCCACAAGACGTACGACGAGGTCCACGCCATCGCGCAGGGCCGGATCTGGTCCGGCGAGGACGCGCTCCGGCTCGGCCTGGTGGACCAGCTGGGAGGCCTGACGACCGCCATCGGCCTGGCGCTGGAGGAGGCGAAGCTCCCGCCGGACGGCCGGGTGCAGCTCGTCGTCCTGCCGGAGAAGAAGAACTTCCTGCTCGAGATCCTGGGAGGTGAGGAGGTGCGCACCCCCTTCATGAGCCTCCGCGGCCAGGTCGAGGACTTCATCGAGAAAGGCCCGACGCCCCTGGCAGACGGGGTCCTGACGATGCCATTCGTACCGGTCTTGCGCTGAGGAGAACCCATGACGACGCTTGCCGGGCTCGTCCTGCTGTTTGCGGTGCTGGTGGGGATCATGGCGCTCATCGCAGCGCCGATCATGCTCGCCCTGTTCCTCGTCGCGATGGTCGTGAAGCTGGTCTTCTTCATCCTGTTCCTGCCTTTCAGGATGCTGGGCTGGCTTCTCAGTCCGTTCCCAGGATCCTGAAATCGATGTCGGTCCGGGCCCCGTCCACGACCTGCACCGTCTGGAAGTGCGGCTCGGATCGGAGCGGCCGGGCCCCCTCGCCGACCGGAACGACCCGATAGGAGCCGGGTGGCGGCAACGGCGCCCTCCACGTGCCGTCGCTCTCCGGTACGACCCTCCCCCTCTCCCGGATGATGCTGTCCGGTCCGTAGATCACCACCGCCTTCACGAGCTCGGTCCGGCCGGTGATCCGGCCGGCGAGACCCGACCCGGGACCGGGCGGCGGGATCGGTGGGGTCGGCGTCGGCATGGGCGGCGGCGGAGTGGGCGTCGGCATGGGAAAGGGGGGGGACGGCTCCGGTGCGGGCGGTGGCGGCACGGGGGGGGTCGGCCCGGGCAGCGGCGGAGTCGGAGTGGGGGAAGGGGAAGGGAACGGCCTTGGTGTCGGTGACGGCGAGGGGGTGGGAGACGGCGACGGCGCGGGCTCCGGAATCGGAGGGATCTCGTCCCGTGGAAATCCCACCTCGACGACCCTTCCCTGCGGGAACGTCGCGACCAGCAGGTTGCCTCCGTCCTCCCCGAAGGCGATCGGCCTGATGGCGCGCGCCTCCCCGTCGAATGTCGCACCAACCGCTGAAAGGACGCGCCTGGCATCGAGATCGACGAACACCAGGCTGTTGCCGCCGCCGTGGACCGCGGCGACACGGCCGCCTCGGGAGAATGTGAGCGAATCGGCGTCGAATGGGACCGGAATGACACCGGTCGCCTCGTCCGCGTTTTTGCGCCGCTCCTCCGGCAGGCGGGCGGCGATGATCCCCGGATCGAAGAGCGTGATCTCCCTCGTGCGGACGGCATAGAGAATCGCGCTCCCGGGCCGGAAGCAGACGGCGCGGTTCGCCCCCGGCGAGCGGTAGTGCCAGGACAGCGCCAGCGGCCGCGTCGTATACGAGACGATCCGCCCCGGATAGGCCAGATAGATGCGGGTCCCCGCGGGGTCGAGCGTCAGGGCGGAGGGAAGATCGTCGACGTGGTCCGAGGCCACGACCTTGCCCGACTCGAGGTCGAGCTGGTGGATCCAGGTCCGCGCCTGTCCGGGGGCGGCGTCGGCGGTGGCGCGGCTCGACACGACGAAGGCC
It contains:
- a CDS encoding CHRD domain-containing protein, coding for MTRVGIVWLLAGLLLVGTVGAPVSADDNGRTLRATLKGFEEPPSVSSTGRGSFRATISEDGTALTYTISYEDLEGDVLQSHIHLGQRGVNGGIAVFLCSNLANGPEGTPLCPGPRAGSVSRTVTGADIVGPSGQGLTTGEFAELLRAIDKNVTYANVHSSKHTGGEIRGQIESED
- a CDS encoding DUF1697 domain-containing protein gives rise to the protein MTRTAAELDAIARNNPFLRDAADPRTLHVVFLAERPGRSRAALLDPDSSPPDRFVLRGGEIYLLCRNGLARSRLTAQYFDSTLETTSTFRNWNTVLKMLELARLPARSG
- a CDS encoding BrnT family toxin, encoding MEFEWDPAKARVNVRKHGVSFEEAATVFGDPLSVTISDPLHSTDEQRFIIVGRSRQGRIIVVVHVDRGHRIRIISARPAARREKRKYEET
- a CDS encoding DUF971 domain-containing protein is translated as MSEPRKVEIAPDGGLSILWSDGHQAVYTPAHLRLACKCALCEDEWSGEKRLVAASIPADIRVQGVKPVGRYGLQITWSDGHSTGIYTFDRLRPMCECGTCLAAARG
- a CDS encoding APC family permease; the protein is MRDLPRGRARVSDPAAGSLAAGVAPSSGVAPLRHLGRFRLVAVGINSVIGGGIFIMPAEVAGLVGPASIAAYIVAGIVISGVGLALASLASRYETSGGPYLYVRSAFGEFAGFQVGWLFCLARLTAMANLVNGFARYLGALLPWAANPIGRAAVIAACAALIMTINSIGIRQTSGATNLFALAKVVPLVILGIGGLFFLHAENFTLTPVDPVSFLRSVLLLIFVFSGFEILTVPAEESLHPRRDMPFAVIATVLAVCAIYLLVHTVATGMLPGLASEQAPLATAAGLMAGEAGRYAMTVIAATSMAGCALVSLVGGTRLLYAMSQARQVPVWMGALHEGFRTPVKGTLLMGAIGTVLAIASAYSTLAAISAGTRLLVYLACCLACLRGARGVEPAGARGRIIPVLTSIAIVALLCALKGNEVVWGLTGIALGTVLYFGMTLITGAGRGRTVEAVGGLK
- the sppA gene encoding signal peptide peptidase SppA, which translates into the protein MTKGGRKALVIVGILVGALVVVAFMLRMSQQPASGSVLELVLRDEIPDYVPVNGLAQILGEPKLTMRDYVEALRLARDDKRIKGLLVTIDGPDVGSARLQELRDAITDFQSGSKWAVAYLETAGEFSPGNRDYYLATACGRIWLGPSGDINLTGIRAEVPFVRGTLEKLDIVPDFDHIGKYKNAMNTITDKVMNEPHREAMDALVNAVFGQIKRGIAAGRKMSEAEVEALIDNGPYVGPRALEAKLVDALGYRDEMEARLKEENGGSLPLIKVGKYLKAGRFYTSGPKVALIYGLGGVSRGENDSNPMTGEMSMGSTTTAAAIKQAREDASIKAIVFRVDSPGGSYIASDVIHHEVELTKGVKPFVVSMGDVAGSGGYFVAMAADKIVAEPSTITASIGVLAGKLITTGFWNKVGITFDAVQRGRHATFFSTGSKYSPEERALFEGWLDRIYKDFVTKAAKGRHKTYDEVHAIAQGRIWSGEDALRLGLVDQLGGLTTAIGLALEEAKLPPDGRVQLVVLPEKKNFLLEILGGEEVRTPFMSLRGQVEDFIEKGPTPLADGVLTMPFVPVLR